TGCTTCGACCCTGATCTCGATCGGGATCCCTTGTGCCGCTCTGCAGGCGATGATCATCGGTCTTTTGGGAAAGCATGGAATTTTTCCTTTGTTGATCGTTTACGGGACGTTGGCTTTGACCTGGCTGGCCCTCGGCATGATCCTGAACCGGCTGACCCCCGGTTTTAGCCCCGAGCTATTGCTGGAGATCCCGCCGTATCGCTTTCCGCCGGCGCCGATTCTCCTGCGAAAAACCTGGTGGCGGATCAGGGAATTCATTACCGAAGCGCTGCCGTTGATAATTATCGGGGTGCTGGTCGTTAATTTGCTTTATCGCTTGAATATTTTTGACGCGATCGCCAATGTGACGGCGCCGGTCGTCAGCGGTCTGTTTGGTCTTCCCAAAGAAGCGATCGTGGCGATCGTGATCGGTTTTCTGCGTAAAGATGTCGCGGTCGGCATGCTTGTGCCGCTGGCGTTAAGCGTTAAACAGCTGATCGTCGCTTCGGTGGTCCTGGCGACTTTTTTCCCCTGTATCGCGACCTTTGTCATATTCATTAGGGAATTAGGGATAGTCGATATGCTTAAGGCGACCGCGATCATGCTGGCGACTTCTTTGACCGTCGGCGGCTTGCTGAATTTTATTTTAAGCCGCTTTTGATCGATTTTTTCTGAGATTTGCTATACTATAATGGTAAGCAGAAATAGAAGGGAGTATGTTATGGGAGAACTAATAACTAAAGAGAATTTTGAGAAGTTACAGCAGAAACTGGACGAGCTGAAAAAACGCCGGGTCAAGATCTCGAAAACGATCGGCGAAGCCCGCGAACACGGCGATCTCCGCGAAAATTCCGCTTATCATGCTGCCAAGGACGAGCAGGGGCTCAACGAAATGCGGATCCGAGAACTCGAAGCCCGGGTCGCCAACGTGACCGTCGTTGATAAGAACGACCTGCCGAAAGGGGATGGCGTCACCTTGGGTTCGACCGTCAAGGTCAAAGCGCTCGATAACGGAAGCGAATTCGAATTTACCCTAGTTTCCGATATGGAAGCCGATCCGCTGGAGAGCAAAATATCGACCGATTCCCCGCTCGGCGGGGCGGTTTTTAACCACAAGATCGGCGACGAGGTCGAGGTTGAACTGCCGCGCGGCCAAGTCACCTACAAGATCATCGAGGTTCAATAATTTGTTAAGATCCGAGCTTAATGTCGCTTTTGTTGGTAATTATTCCCCGCGTATTTGCGGGATTGCTACTTTTACGACCGATCTTTGCGAGGCGACCGCTAAACTTCTTTCTCCCCGCTCAAATGTCTTTGCGCTTGCCGTCAACGACACCGAGCGGGGGTATTCTTATCCGCGCCGGGTGGAATTTACCCTGCAAAGAAACCAGCAGAGCGATTATTACGAAGCGGCAAATTTTATCAATGCCAGTAATGCCGATGTGGCCTGCGTTCAGCATGAATACGGGATTTATGGGGGCTGGGATGGGATCTATATCCTTTCACTGATCTCCAGCTTGAGCGTGCCGGTGGTTGTGGTCCTGCACACGGTGCTTAAAAATCCCACACCCAACCAGAAAAAGATCGTCCAGGAGATGGCCCAGCGGGCCAATCAGCTGGTGGTGATGAGCGAGCTGGCCGTGACCTTGTTGCAGGAAGTTTATGCTGTCCCGGCCGATAAGATCAGGCTGCTCTATCACGGGACTCCCGATTTTACCTCGCTGGATAATGGCCACTACAAAAAACGGTTTCAGGTGGAAGGGAAGCAGACGCTCTTGACCTTTGGCTTGCTTAGCCCAAATAAGGGGATTGAAACGGTCATTAAATCGTTGCCCGCCATTGTCAAAGAATTTCCCAAGCTGATCTATGTGGTTTTGGGAAAAACCCATCCTAATGTCATCAAGGAATACGGCGAAAAATATCGGGCCGGCCTGGTCGCGCTGGTCGATGAGCTGGGATTGGCAGAGCAGGTGATTTTTGAGGACCGCTTTGTCAGTCTGGAAGAGCTCTACGCCTGGTTGATGGCGGCGGATATCTATATTACTCCCTATTTGAATGAGGCGCAGATCGTCAGCGGGACCCTGTCTTACGCGATCGGGGCGGGGAATGCTATTATTTCCACTCCTTACTGGTATGCGAAAGAAATGCTGGCTGAAGGCCGGGGACGGCTGATTGATTTTGCCGACTCCGACGCTTTGGCCGGTACATTGCGCGAGCTTTTGTCGGACAAAGCCAAATTAAAGCAGCTGCGCGCCAAGACTTATGAATTTGGCCGACAGATGCGCTGGAGCAAAGTCGCGGAAAAGTACCTGGAAATGTTCCGGCAGACAAAAACGATCGCGACCAGGACTTTGGCGCTGAAAACTCCCGCGCTCCTGCGCGAGCCGATGTTTGACCTGGCGCACTTAAAGCGGTTGACCGACGACACCGGTCTGATCCAGCACGCCAAATATATTGTTCCCGATCGGCATACCGGTTATTGCCTGGACGACAACTCCCGGGCGCTGATGTTATGCGCCTGGGCGTTTTTTCTGGTGCAGAGCGACGAGGCCAAGGCGCTGATCTCCACTTATTTCAGCTTTACCCATTTTATGCAGAACCCTGACGGGAGCTTCCGGAATTTTATCGATTACCAGCGTCACTTTCTGGATGAGACCGGCTCGGACGATGCTTGCGGCCGGGCGCTCTGGGCGCTTGGCTATCTTATCTGGCGGCCGCCGCGTAACGCCTATCGCTCCCTGGCCTGCGAATGTTTCCGCAAAGCTTTGCCCCAGGTGCGCAAGTTAAACCTGCGCGGGAAGGCCTTGGCGATGCTCGGTTTGGCTTCTTATTTGCGCTGCTATCAGGGGGATGAAAGCGCCGCCGCCTTGTTGCGCGAATGCGCCGACCATCTTTTAGCTTTATATCAAGAGGTGGCGACCGATGATTGGCGCTGGTTTGAAAATATCCTTTGTTATGACAACGGGATCCTGCCGATGGCTCTCTTTCAGTCTTATTCCATTCTTCGCGATGAGAAATATTTGAAGGTTGCCAGGGAAACGCTGGGATTTTTAGAGAAAACCACCAGCCAAAACGGGCGGCTTTCTATTGTCGGAAGCCGTGGCTGGTATAAAAGAGGCGGGGAGAAAGCCCAGTATGACCAGCAGCCGATCGATGCCACGGCGATGGTTCTGGCATATCAGTCCGCCTACCGGGTGACCCGGGAGAAAGAATATCTTAAGAAGATGCGCTGGGCGTTCGGTTGGTTTCTCGGCGAGAACGACATGGGGATGTCTTTGTACGATCACGAGACCAAAGGCTGTGCCGACGGCCTGTTGCCGGAAGGGGTCAGTTTGAACCAGGGCGGGGAGAGCACCGTTTCTTTCCTGATGGCGCTTTTGGCGATGATCGAAGAGTATGAGATCGAAGGGGCTTAGCCCTTTTTCAACAGTTTTTCGAGCAGTTCGTTGACCGGAATGCTGGCCACGTGCGATTCCGAGTCGGAAATAGCGTAAGGGATGATCAGTTCGCCGTTGAGGATTATCGCGCCGCAACTGTAGACGACGTTCGGCACGTAACCGGCGCGTTCTTCTTCCCGCGGCGCCAGCAGCGGCTCGGCCAGCCGCCCGATCACTTTTGCCGGGTCTTTCAGGTTGAGCAGCGAAACTCCGATGCAGTATTTGCGCATCGGCCCCACGCCGTGGGTCAGCAGGAGCCACCCTTTTTTGGTTTCGAGCGGCGAGCCGCAGTTGCCGATCTGGACCAGTTCCCAGCTATTGGCCGGCTCTTCTATTTTAACCCCGTCGAACCAAAAATGAATATTATCGGAATAGCTTAGGTAGAGGCTTTCCCCGTCGATCCGGGTGATCATGGCGTAGCGGCCGTTGATCTTGCGGGGGAAAAGGGCCATCCCCTTATTGCGCGCCATCGGTCCGTTCAGGGTGGAGATCTTGAAATGGTGGAAATCTTTTGTCTCGATCAGTTGCGGCAGTATTTCCCGGCCGTTATAAGCGGTATAGGTTGCGTAGTAGGTGACACTGCCGTCGTCGTCGACAAAACGGACAAAGCGGGCGTCTTCCACCCCGTTGCTTTCGTTCTGCGAGATGGGGAAAATGACCCGTTCCGAGATCAGCTGGCCTTGCGGGAAAAAGATCTCATAGTTTGATTCGGCCAGCCACCGGATGTGGACAATTGTGTCGTCCAGGTCGGCCGGCGTAAAAAGATTGCCGTCGCGCACAACGCCGATCGCCTGGTCCAGGTCGGCGGGCGTAAAACTGGCCGGCAGGCGCTGGTCGATCGCCTTGGCCGCTTCGCTAAAGTAGCCCAGCTCCTCGAGTTTGGCCTTGAACAGTTCCCGGTCGTAGGTCGCGTTCAAAACGATCTCGGGGGTGCCCAAAAAAGGGCTGATCGGCTCCAAAAAGATCGAGTTGTCCTGGTCGATTATGGCGCTGCGAAAAACGATCGACGAAATGTGTCCCTCGCCGGTCGCGCGAAAGCTGAAAATAACGCGGGTCTGTCCCTTCTTCATCTGGTTTTGCTTGGGATAGATAACGACCGAGGGGTTGAAGAGGGCGGCCGATTCGATGGAATATTCCATGGTAAAACAGGCGCCGAGCAAAAGGCGTCTCTCTTCCGACAGCGCTGCCGGATCCGGGGCGTATTTGACGATCCGCTGGTAATTGTTTTTCAAGACGGGGAGAATATCCTTGTGGCGATGCGCGAAATCCTGAAGCGTTTGCTTTAAGACGATTTTGACTCTTGTCTCATCCAGCGCCAAAATCCGGTTGACGATATTGGCGATATGGGACTCGCTGGCGGGGCGGAAAGGGCGGGTAATGATCCGGCGCTGGTCCGGGCGGATATTCTTCAAGGTTTTATTAGTGATCCGCTTGAACAAGCGTGAAATAACGACCGGGTCATGGAGGGCGGGTTTGCCCAGGTGCTTGTTGGCGATCAAAACCTCGGTGTTTCTCCCGAAAGGTGTTTTTTGTTTAGCCACGATGCCTAATCCTAATCTTTATGCGACAAAAAAGCAATGAGATTGATCTCGCCGCTTCCAGGGTCATCGAAGTGCGATTGCCGGTTGATTTTTCCCGTCCGATATAGTAATCTCCACCTGTCCGCTCCGCCAGAAAAGCGGCCGCAAGGGCGGGGAACAACAATTACTTTTACGATTCCGAAATAAAGAGGAGGGTTTTTAATGAAAAACAGGTTCTTGGTCGGATCGATTGTCGTTCTAGCATTGGCTTTTGAGGTTTTTAGTATTCCTAATTTGCTTTCATTTGAAGGCCGGTTGACCGATACTGCCGGCACCCCGGTAACCGCTTCAACCACCGTGCAAATATCGATTTATGATTCTTTGTCGGGCGGAAGTCTGATCTGGGGACCAGAGAGCCATACTGTAACCCCGGACAACCAGGGAGTATTCAGTGTTTTACTTGGAGAAACTACGGCCTTAGCCGCAACTGTTTTTGACAGTTCCTCAAGATACGCGCAAATCGTTGTCGGCAGTGAGATTTTAAGTCCCAGGGTCAGGATCGTTTCGGTTGGTTATGCTTATAAAGCCGCATCCGCGCAAGGGGTCGAGGCCGGCTCGATTTCCAGAAGCAGTGTCGCTACCGGCCAGTTCGTTAAGCAAATCGTTGCCGGCTCCGGGATCGGCGTTTCCGGCGATGAGGGGAGCGGGACCGGGGTCGTGACTTTAACGGCAACCGGGACCGGCGGGGGAACCGTCACTTCGGTTAACAGCGGAACCGGTTTAACCGGCGGGCCGATAACAGAGACGGGGACAATCTCTCTGGCAATCCCGGTTGTTGAAATTAACGGCGGCACCAGCCAATCGACCTACACGACCGGCGATATTCTTTATTCTTCGGCCTCCAACACGCTTTCCAAATTGCCGATCGGCTCCGCCGGACAAATCCTGAAGGTGAGCGGCGGGATCCCTTCGTGGGGAGCGGCCGGCGGGACCGGCACGGTGACGGAGGTCAATACCGGAACCGGTCTGACCGGCGGGCCGATAACCGGGATAGGGACAATTTCCGTTGACTCTTCCGTTGTGACTTTGACCGGGGTTCAGACGCTGACCAACAAGACCTTCACCGATACACTAACAACATTCCAAAACAATGCCGACAACACTAAAAAAGTAGCGCTTGACGCGTCGGGGGTTACGACCGCGCAAACCAGGAGCTGGACCGTCGGCTCCGGTATCCCGCAGAATATTCAGGTCTTTACGTCAGGCGGAACCTGGGTAAAACCGGCGGGAGTGTCGGTTGTTTATGTGGAGATTTGGGGGGGGGGCGGCGGCGCCAGGAACGCTTCAAATAACCAATCCGGCGGCGGCGGTGGTGGTGGTGGATATTGCGCGGGATTGGTTTCCGTTTCGGGCAACGTGACGGTAACGGTCGGCTCCGGCGGCGCAAACGGCAATCCGGCTTCTGCCGGCGGCGCCAGCAGTTTCGCGGGCGATATCACGCTGACCGCTAATGGCGGCTCGGACGGCTCTACCCTTGGCGGCGCCGGAGGGAC
This window of the Candidatus Margulisiibacteriota bacterium genome carries:
- the greA gene encoding transcription elongation factor GreA translates to MGELITKENFEKLQQKLDELKKRRVKISKTIGEAREHGDLRENSAYHAAKDEQGLNEMRIRELEARVANVTVVDKNDLPKGDGVTLGSTVKVKALDNGSEFEFTLVSDMEADPLESKISTDSPLGGAVFNHKIGDEVEVELPRGQVTYKIIEVQ
- a CDS encoding glycosyltransferase yields the protein MLRSELNVAFVGNYSPRICGIATFTTDLCEATAKLLSPRSNVFALAVNDTERGYSYPRRVEFTLQRNQQSDYYEAANFINASNADVACVQHEYGIYGGWDGIYILSLISSLSVPVVVVLHTVLKNPTPNQKKIVQEMAQRANQLVVMSELAVTLLQEVYAVPADKIRLLYHGTPDFTSLDNGHYKKRFQVEGKQTLLTFGLLSPNKGIETVIKSLPAIVKEFPKLIYVVLGKTHPNVIKEYGEKYRAGLVALVDELGLAEQVIFEDRFVSLEELYAWLMAADIYITPYLNEAQIVSGTLSYAIGAGNAIISTPYWYAKEMLAEGRGRLIDFADSDALAGTLRELLSDKAKLKQLRAKTYEFGRQMRWSKVAEKYLEMFRQTKTIATRTLALKTPALLREPMFDLAHLKRLTDDTGLIQHAKYIVPDRHTGYCLDDNSRALMLCAWAFFLVQSDEAKALISTYFSFTHFMQNPDGSFRNFIDYQRHFLDETGSDDACGRALWALGYLIWRPPRNAYRSLACECFRKALPQVRKLNLRGKALAMLGLASYLRCYQGDESAAALLRECADHLLALYQEVATDDWRWFENILCYDNGILPMALFQSYSILRDEKYLKVARETLGFLEKTTSQNGRLSIVGSRGWYKRGGEKAQYDQQPIDATAMVLAYQSAYRVTREKEYLKKMRWAFGWFLGENDMGMSLYDHETKGCADGLLPEGVSLNQGGESTVSFLMALLAMIEEYEIEGA
- a CDS encoding glycoside hydrolase family 130 protein; protein product: MAKQKTPFGRNTEVLIANKHLGKPALHDPVVISRLFKRITNKTLKNIRPDQRRIITRPFRPASESHIANIVNRILALDETRVKIVLKQTLQDFAHRHKDILPVLKNNYQRIVKYAPDPAALSEERRLLLGACFTMEYSIESAALFNPSVVIYPKQNQMKKGQTRVIFSFRATGEGHISSIVFRSAIIDQDNSIFLEPISPFLGTPEIVLNATYDRELFKAKLEELGYFSEAAKAIDQRLPASFTPADLDQAIGVVRDGNLFTPADLDDTIVHIRWLAESNYEIFFPQGQLISERVIFPISQNESNGVEDARFVRFVDDDGSVTYYATYTAYNGREILPQLIETKDFHHFKISTLNGPMARNKGMALFPRKINGRYAMITRIDGESLYLSYSDNIHFWFDGVKIEEPANSWELVQIGNCGSPLETKKGWLLLTHGVGPMRKYCIGVSLLNLKDPAKVIGRLAEPLLAPREEERAGYVPNVVYSCGAIILNGELIIPYAISDSESHVASIPVNELLEKLLKKG